In Styela clava chromosome 14, kaStyClav1.hap1.2, whole genome shotgun sequence, the following are encoded in one genomic region:
- the LOC120341621 gene encoding major facilitator superfamily domain-containing protein 6-like gives MEDSISIKKEETNRKICKVHINRSHIPLKLIYLFFMAGESCALLYRSVYMKHLGMSTKQTGIIWTLERIVSILLPPLLGALTDKTRRPKLVLIVLLLGGGGTLFSMYFVPQEDLIVSGWNVSLSQEEIYDGNESFCWKISCRSSDDEDVCILKDPRTNEFHCQTDPVDIGSLSCTAITPSNTSMFYSPSLPNKTADPYYYTIPVSKVGAVVLNSSDNIVNINFPESDVTESFSNCKLETPITNFTSPTLLLTSQQTDKLYTDLLSPAVVYGTVEPRLLCVDYDVTISNFEQQTTCNEIVLSDVDEYGVTFWLLITLVFVSSFASIGSYPVIESSVLGALGPDKRHRFGQQRLWASIGFGSAALIVGYLKDRSQDEIGIAGSSNRPFLSMFAGVLICWGCAAIVAAKLPIKMAKKKSKVRLKDIKEVIKRGKAIAFFSLILFYGANMAAQEVYLFWLAEVKLNAPSSILGASTFIGALLDIPFCLAAGSLIKRFGHAPLICFGNIVLSLRMIFCGIVTEPWQLILVESSRCITWGLTWVVICSYTAKISPRGLEVSTMGITQAMLWGVGYSAGALLGGVLFQVIGGDKLFILFGTMSMCASVLFGIFSFFTRNKGNSDVTDIEDKGLNEEKESLEFEEANDDNTLA, from the exons GCGAATCGTGTGCATTGCTCTACCGATCAGTATATATGAAGCACCTAGGAATGTCGACAAAGCAGACAGGAATAATATGGACACTGGAACGAATTGTTTCGATCCTTTTACCACCTTTGCTCGGGGCCTTAACAGACAAAACCAGACGCCCAAAGCTTGTTCTTATTGTACTACTACTTGGTGGAGGCGGAACGTTGTTCTCGATGTACTTCGTTCCACAAGAGGATTTAATTGTTAGTGGATGGAACGTGTCATTATCTCAAGAAG AAATCTACGATGGAAATGAATCTTTCTGCTGGAAAATATCATGTAGATCGTCAGACGATGAAGACGTCTGCATTTTAAAGGATCCCAGAACTAATGAATTCCACTGTCAAACCGACCCAGTTGATATCGGATCCTTATCATGCACAGCCATAACTCCATCAAATACATCCATGTTTTATTCTCCCTCTCTTCCTAACAAAACTGCAGATCCATACTATTATACAATTCCCGTTAGCAAAGTTGGTGCTGTCGTTCTCAATTCCTCGGACAATATTGTAAACATTAATTTTCCCGAAAGTGACGTTACAGAATCGTTTTCCAATTGTAAATTAGAAACCCCGATAACAAATTTCACGTCTCCTACATTACTTCTGACTTCTCAACAGACTGATAAACTGTACACTGACTTACTCAGTCCGGCTGTTGTTTACGGCACTGTCGAGCCGAGACTGTTGTGCGTGgactatgacgtcacaatcagCAACTTCGAACAGCAGACGACATGTAACGAAATTGTTCTCAGCGATGTCGATGAATATGGTGTCACCTTCTGGCTTCTCATTACACTCGTTTTTGTATCTTCTTTCGCAAGTATTGGAAGTTATCCAGTTATTGAATCCAGTGTACTAGGAGCTCTGGGACCTGACAAACGACATCGATTTGGCCAACAACGCTTATGGGCTTCAATTGGGTTCGGCTCAGCGGCTCTAATCGTTGGTTACCTCAAAG ACAGATCTCAAGATGAAATTGGAATTGCTGGAAGCTCGAACCGACCGTTTTTGTCAATGTTTGCTGGTGTTTTAATTTGTTGGGGATGTGCTGCCATCGTTGCAGCAAAACTGCCAATTAAGATGGCAAAGAAAAAATCCAAAGTTCGATTGAAAGATATCAAG GAGGTCATCAAACGAGGAAAAGCAATCGCCTTTTTCAGCTTAATTTTGTTCTATGGTGCCAACATGGCGGCGCAAGAAGTGTATTTATTTTGGCTAGCTGAAGTTAAACTCAACGCCCCGAGTTCTATATTAG GTGCTTCAACATTTATCGGTGCGCTGCTTGATATTCCATTCTGCTTGGCGGCTGGTTCTCTAATCAAGAGGTTTGGTCATGCTCCGTTGATATGCTTTGGAAATATAGTCCTGTCA CTCCGGATGATCTTCTGCGGTATAGTAACCGAGCCATGGCAACTGATTTTGGTAGAATCGTCTCGTTGTATTACCTGGGGACTGACGTGGGTTGTAATCTGTTCCTACACGGCTAAAATATCTCCGCGTGGACTAGAAGTTTCAACGATGGGCATCACCCAAGCTATGCTTTGGGGAGTTG GTTATAGTGCTGGTGCTCTACTGGGCGGAGTTTTATTTCAAGTCATTGGAGGAGataaattgtttatattatttggCACAATGAGCATGTGTGCTTCTGTATTGTTTGGAATTTTCTCATTCTTCACACGTAACAAAGGAAATAGTGATGTCACAGATATAGAAGATAAAGGTTTGAACGAAG AAAAAGAATCGTTGGAGTTTGAAGAGGCGAACGATGATAATACACTTGCATGA
- the LOC144431998 gene encoding uncharacterized protein LOC144431998: MGEFELCHLELNEAVIKHLELKLLLFTHSVNALNLRNCNVNGSFLKMLRRTFNGRQVKKLSIDYVTFAHDFCTDLVYIMNRGLEKLSMVDSSITTDQLKHIATFSNTEISIQSLNLTHVELSEEGIEAVAEIANKTVNGLNKMNFSGCGLTPEKLSAFGNKIEKKA; this comes from the exons ATGGGTGAATTCGAGCTCTGCCATTTGGAATTAAATGAAGCCGTAATCAAACATCTTGAATTGAAACTTCTCCTCTTTACACATTCAGTCAATGCGCTAAATTTACGGAACTGCAATGTTAATGGGAGCTTTCTCAAGATGCTCCGCAGGACGTTTAATGGGCGACAG GTCAAGAAACTCAGCATTGATTATGTGACGTTTGCGCATGATTTTTGCACCGATCTTGTTTACATTATGAATAGAGGACTCGAGAAATTGAGTATGGTTGATAGCAGCATAACAACCGATCAACTGAAGCACATCGCAACGTTTTCAAATACAGAG atatcaATTCAGAGTCTGAATCTCACACATGTAGAACTCAGCGAAGAGGGAATCGAAGCCGTTGCAGAAATTGCGAACAAAACTGTTAACGGGTTGAATAAAATGAACTTTTCTGGATGTGGTTTGACCCCTGAAAAATTGTCCGCGTTCGGGAATAAGATAGAAAAAAAAG CATGA